A genomic stretch from Cryomorphaceae bacterium 1068 includes:
- a CDS encoding type IX secretion system membrane protein PorP/SprF, with translation MKKLSLSIASILIGSTLVWGQQDPQFSQFMYDRLSVNPAFAGSKDAICATLIGRQQWSGLSGQPSTGLLNVSGPINSIKSGIGATVYLDEIGPQSTTAFRLSYAYHIKISGSTKLALGVGLGLISSSLSNDWRAYDYDSDGNLTGGGLGIGAGDPSIPQQSQQASTFDASFGAYLYNSKYYVGVSAVHLNEGDLSDLNIKVARHLYFMAGYDFELTPMLTLTPQTLVKTDLASTQVDVNATATYNNTFWLGVSYRLEDAIAPMAGYNYQFPDGKSNLRIGYSYDLTTSELNNYSSGSHEIMLGYCYKLQKPLPKRVYKNPRFL, from the coding sequence ATGAAAAAACTTAGCCTTTCAATTGCTTCCATACTCATTGGCAGCACCTTGGTTTGGGGTCAACAAGACCCTCAATTTTCACAATTCATGTACGATAGGCTTTCTGTCAATCCTGCTTTTGCAGGAAGTAAAGATGCTATCTGTGCTACTTTAATTGGGAGGCAGCAGTGGTCCGGTCTTTCCGGTCAGCCTTCTACAGGCTTACTAAATGTATCTGGTCCTATTAATTCGATAAAAAGTGGAATTGGTGCTACAGTATATTTAGATGAAATAGGCCCTCAATCAACAACGGCCTTCAGGCTTTCATATGCCTACCACATCAAGATTTCCGGTTCCACCAAGCTTGCCCTAGGTGTTGGCTTGGGACTAATTAGTAGTTCATTAAGTAATGACTGGAGAGCATATGACTATGACAGCGATGGAAATTTGACGGGAGGAGGACTTGGTATAGGTGCGGGAGACCCTTCTATTCCACAACAGAGTCAACAAGCGTCCACCTTTGATGCTTCTTTTGGGGCCTACCTCTATAATTCGAAATATTATGTTGGCGTTTCGGCAGTTCACTTGAACGAAGGTGATTTGTCTGATCTTAATATTAAGGTAGCGCGACATCTTTACTTCATGGCGGGATATGATTTTGAATTGACGCCAATGTTGACACTGACTCCGCAAACATTGGTGAAAACAGACCTTGCTTCGACTCAAGTAGATGTTAATGCAACGGCTACCTACAATAATACTTTTTGGTTGGGCGTTAGTTACCGACTCGAAGATGCGATAGCGCCAATGGCTGGCTATAATTATCAATTTCCTGATGGAAAAAGTAACTTAAGAATAGGATATTCATACGACTTGACAACTTCGGAATTAAATAACTACAGCAGCGGTAGCCATGAAATAATGTTGGGCTATTGCTATAAGTTGCAAAAACCTTTACCCAAGCGAGTTTATAAAAACCCACGCTTCTTATAA
- a CDS encoding SUMF1/EgtB/PvdO family nonheme iron enzyme translates to MKRIILFLLVAATLASCVGGNRGELVGVAPREDWIQYNPYGMNYIHFGSYVMGSDDQDVPYAQVNNNKRVTVSAFYMDDTEISNNEYRQFVYWVRDSIAHRYLGEAGIGEHVIEEDEYGEIIDPPIINWDEEIEWNGEDEREELADLFLPEYERFYRRKEVDTRKLKFEYFWVDLKAAASKSGRDLDLSYTNIKGQNNAIKGHTDRSKFIIREIINVYPDTLAWVHDFTYGFNEPMTETYFWHPAYDNYPVVGVTWQQAKAFNVWRSQLLSSWQQRNGETYVQRFRLPTEAEWEYAARGGLDKNPYPWGGPYIRNILGCPLANFKPQRGDYVDDDGCTTVDVRSYEPNGYGLYCMSGNVAEWTSTAYDESVYEFAHDLNPEYQYDALADDPPALKRKVIRGGSWKDVFYYLQNGTRSYEYQDTAKCYIGFRSVMSYLGRGKTGNPEDWN, encoded by the coding sequence ATGAAAAGAATCATATTATTTCTGTTAGTTGCCGCGACCTTGGCTAGTTGTGTCGGTGGAAACCGAGGCGAACTTGTCGGTGTAGCACCGAGAGAGGATTGGATTCAGTACAATCCTTATGGAATGAATTATATTCATTTCGGGAGTTATGTAATGGGTTCTGATGATCAGGATGTGCCATACGCTCAAGTGAATAATAACAAGCGTGTGACCGTTTCGGCTTTTTATATGGACGATACCGAAATTTCTAATAACGAATATCGACAGTTCGTTTATTGGGTGAGAGATTCTATTGCTCACAGATATTTGGGCGAGGCTGGTATTGGCGAGCACGTGATCGAAGAAGATGAGTATGGTGAAATCATTGATCCGCCTATCATTAACTGGGATGAAGAGATCGAGTGGAATGGAGAAGATGAACGTGAAGAGCTTGCGGATTTATTTTTGCCTGAATATGAGCGATTCTACAGAAGGAAAGAGGTAGATACACGGAAGCTTAAATTCGAGTATTTCTGGGTAGACCTGAAAGCAGCGGCGAGCAAATCGGGTCGAGACTTAGACTTATCCTACACCAACATCAAAGGTCAGAACAACGCCATTAAAGGGCACACGGATAGAAGTAAGTTTATCATTAGAGAGATCATTAACGTATATCCCGATACCCTCGCGTGGGTGCATGATTTTACATATGGTTTTAATGAACCAATGACCGAAACTTATTTCTGGCATCCTGCATATGATAATTATCCTGTAGTTGGTGTGACTTGGCAGCAAGCCAAAGCATTCAACGTGTGGAGATCACAACTCCTGAGTTCTTGGCAACAAAGAAACGGTGAAACATACGTGCAAAGATTTAGGTTGCCTACAGAGGCGGAATGGGAATATGCTGCTCGCGGGGGTTTAGATAAAAACCCATACCCGTGGGGCGGCCCATACATCAGAAACATCTTGGGTTGTCCTTTGGCCAACTTTAAGCCACAGAGAGGTGATTATGTGGATGATGATGGATGTACAACAGTTGATGTTCGCTCTTATGAGCCGAATGGCTACGGATTATACTGTATGTCAGGAAATGTTGCAGAGTGGACAAGTACGGCATATGACGAATCTGTTTACGAATTTGCACATGATCTCAATCCGGAATATCAGTATGATGCATTGGCTGATGATCCACCTGCCTTGAAACGTAAGGTTATTCGCGGTGGATCTTGGAAAGATGTGTTCTATTACCTGCAAAACGGAACACGCTCATACGAATATCAAGATACTGCCAAATGCTATATAGGATTCCGCTCAGTCATGAGTTATCTCGGAAGAGGTAAGACTGGTAATCCTGAGGATTGGAATTAA
- the gldL gene encoding gliding motility protein GldL: MKPGSKSWKKFMAKLYGIGAAVVIIGALFKIQHWPFAGALLVVGLTTEAVIFFFSAFEPVHEELDWSLVYPELRSGEPAKESLSRGDDESITEQLDNMLEEAKIEPELIASLGNGLRSLSSQAEKLNEISDASVATNEYTESLKGASAKVGELSDSYARASEALTGLTEGQAEGASTGEHLKKMSSNLAELNNMYETQLQELQTSSQLYSGITELMKNLNESVEDTKKYKENISELASNLSRLNTVYGNMLSAMSAPASVNV; encoded by the coding sequence ATGAAACCAGGAAGTAAATCATGGAAAAAGTTTATGGCCAAACTCTACGGAATCGGAGCGGCTGTAGTAATTATTGGAGCACTATTTAAAATTCAGCATTGGCCGTTTGCGGGTGCGCTATTAGTAGTTGGTTTGACTACTGAGGCCGTTATTTTCTTCTTTTCGGCTTTCGAGCCTGTTCACGAAGAGTTGGATTGGTCACTTGTTTATCCTGAATTGAGATCGGGTGAACCTGCGAAAGAATCACTTTCACGTGGTGATGACGAGTCGATTACCGAACAATTGGATAATATGCTCGAAGAGGCCAAGATTGAGCCCGAGCTGATAGCCAGTCTTGGTAATGGCTTGAGGAGTCTAAGTAGTCAAGCTGAAAAGCTTAACGAAATTTCGGATGCTTCTGTAGCTACGAACGAATACACTGAATCCTTAAAAGGAGCTTCTGCTAAGGTTGGTGAATTATCAGACTCTTATGCAAGAGCTTCTGAAGCCCTTACAGGTCTTACTGAAGGTCAGGCAGAAGGAGCCTCAACAGGTGAGCACCTGAAGAAAATGAGCTCCAATTTAGCTGAGCTGAACAATATGTATGAAACTCAACTGCAAGAACTTCAAACTTCTTCTCAATTGTACAGTGGCATCACTGAATTGATGAAGAATCTTAACGAGTCAGTTGAGGATACGAAGAAGTATAAGGAGAACATCTCTGAATTGGCATCGAATCTTTCTCGACTGAATACAGTTTACGGCAATATGCTCTCTGCTATGAGTGCACCTGCCTCTGTTAACGTCTAA
- the gldM gene encoding gliding motility protein GldM gives MAGGKETPRQKMIGMMYLVLTALLALNVSKEILDAFITINNGLETTMVTFDGKLGGQYGAFNASYNENKEKYGAAWAQAQELRTKANEIVSHIDLIKAKTIAETEGLTIEDVLAKNESTGKDTVLDLKYVSSKDNYDVNTNIMIGAEPDKPLDTDNPDGNNYRAVVLKQELIDFGNELKQMAKGNPTLVNSLDSLFTYPEKVKDASGTTTNWESLNFFHVPLAATTTLLSKLQADVRNAESDVLGHLFADVEAASYKFTQLAPVVIPEKTYILEGDSFRAKVFLAAYDNTNLPAIDLGPEGLELDSASLSLPEGQGSPVKVGADGFGRVSLPARGIGDKHWEGIIKFRNPATKAEEPYKFIVDYEVAKPSLVVSPTKMNVLYRGIDNPVEISVPGIPQDALTATISNGTLSKKPDGSYIAKVKKGSEAIVRVSAEVQGKKKSMGEFKFRLKSVPDPVAKFAGKTAVDNTVKKAELTAALGVIADLKDFVFDLNYPIRSFDIAVTNGADVKILSSTSNRLTAQQKELLRETRRNQTVSVENIKATAPDGTIRKLAGITLRIL, from the coding sequence ATGGCAGGAGGAAAAGAAACCCCAAGGCAGAAGATGATCGGTATGATGTACCTCGTACTGACCGCTCTTCTGGCCCTTAACGTTTCGAAAGAAATCTTGGATGCGTTTATCACGATCAACAATGGTCTGGAAACCACCATGGTTACTTTTGATGGAAAGCTCGGCGGACAATATGGTGCCTTTAATGCTTCCTATAACGAGAATAAAGAAAAGTACGGTGCAGCTTGGGCTCAGGCGCAGGAACTCCGTACCAAAGCCAACGAGATAGTGAGTCATATCGATCTTATCAAAGCAAAAACGATTGCTGAGACTGAAGGTTTGACCATAGAGGATGTGTTGGCTAAAAACGAATCTACAGGCAAAGATACCGTCTTAGACCTCAAATACGTGAGTAGTAAGGATAACTATGACGTGAATACCAACATTATGATTGGTGCTGAGCCTGATAAGCCACTAGACACGGATAATCCTGACGGTAATAACTACCGTGCAGTAGTTTTGAAGCAAGAGCTCATTGACTTTGGAAACGAGTTAAAGCAGATGGCTAAGGGAAATCCTACGCTGGTTAATTCTCTTGACAGTCTTTTTACATATCCCGAAAAGGTCAAAGACGCTTCAGGAACTACTACGAATTGGGAATCTTTGAATTTCTTTCACGTTCCACTAGCGGCTACGACTACTCTATTGAGTAAGCTACAAGCCGATGTGCGGAATGCTGAGTCTGATGTTTTGGGACACCTTTTTGCTGATGTTGAGGCCGCTTCTTATAAGTTCACTCAGCTGGCTCCGGTAGTTATCCCTGAGAAAACATACATCCTTGAAGGCGACTCGTTCAGAGCTAAAGTTTTCTTGGCAGCTTATGACAACACAAATTTACCTGCAATTGATTTAGGTCCTGAAGGGCTTGAACTTGATAGTGCTAGTTTAAGCCTTCCTGAAGGCCAGGGTTCGCCGGTTAAAGTTGGTGCAGATGGCTTCGGTCGAGTATCGCTACCGGCAAGAGGTATTGGTGATAAGCATTGGGAAGGAATTATTAAATTCCGAAATCCTGCTACAAAAGCAGAGGAGCCCTACAAATTTATTGTTGACTATGAAGTGGCGAAGCCTAGCTTGGTTGTTTCTCCAACAAAAATGAATGTACTATACAGGGGTATTGATAATCCTGTAGAGATTTCAGTTCCCGGAATTCCTCAAGATGCTTTGACTGCTACGATCTCTAATGGAACTCTATCCAAAAAGCCTGATGGATCTTACATTGCTAAGGTGAAGAAAGGATCTGAAGCAATCGTTAGAGTTTCTGCTGAAGTGCAAGGGAAGAAGAAGAGCATGGGAGAGTTTAAGTTCCGTCTTAAATCTGTTCCTGATCCTGTTGCAAAGTTCGCAGGTAAAACTGCGGTAGATAATACTGTGAAGAAAGCTGAGTTGACTGCTGCTTTGGGTGTTATTGCCGATTTGAAAGATTTTGTATTCGATTTGAATTATCCAATACGATCTTTTGACATTGCGGTGACTAATGGAGCTGATGTGAAGATTCTTTCTTCAACAAGTAACAGATTGACGGCACAGCAGAAAGAATTGCTTAGAGAAACCAGAAGGAATCAAACAGTAAGTGTTGAGAATATCAAGGCTACTGCACCTGATGGTACCATCAGAAAGCTGGCGGGTATTACCCTACGTATACTATAA
- the gldN gene encoding gliding motility protein GldN: MKRKFHLVLALLIGSFAFTSGSELQAQTVLDGAWIKEHNKTKKVIQYPFIREADVMFAKRIWQDIDLREKMNMPLYYPLEESNGMKSLFDVIKDALLVEGSITAYSTGVTGREDDFRTPLLRSDVQNMLEKPDTTFTEDPDTGELVPVYQVIKTTSQDIKRYRVKEDWFFDKQRSERYVRIIGIAPLKERRDENGEATGAYETLFWLYFPECRYVFANWDSFNRFNDSERRSFDDLFQKRMFNSTIVKESNVYDRKLDDVYSGIDRLLKAEEVKEKLFIMEHDLWSF; encoded by the coding sequence ATGAAGAGGAAATTTCATCTTGTACTCGCTCTCTTGATTGGTTCATTCGCTTTCACAAGCGGGTCTGAACTCCAAGCGCAAACCGTATTGGACGGTGCCTGGATCAAAGAGCACAACAAAACGAAAAAGGTTATTCAGTATCCTTTTATTCGTGAAGCAGATGTGATGTTTGCTAAACGGATATGGCAGGATATCGATCTCCGTGAGAAGATGAATATGCCTCTTTATTATCCTTTGGAGGAATCCAACGGAATGAAGAGTCTCTTCGACGTGATCAAGGATGCCTTATTGGTTGAAGGATCAATTACCGCCTACAGCACGGGAGTTACGGGGCGTGAGGATGATTTCCGTACACCACTTTTAAGAAGTGATGTTCAAAACATGCTCGAAAAGCCTGATACTACGTTTACTGAGGATCCTGATACAGGTGAGTTGGTCCCTGTTTATCAGGTGATCAAAACGACCTCTCAAGACATCAAAAGATACAGAGTCAAAGAAGATTGGTTTTTTGATAAGCAGCGCTCTGAACGTTATGTTCGAATCATCGGTATAGCTCCGCTAAAAGAGCGTAGAGATGAGAATGGCGAAGCTACGGGAGCCTATGAGACGTTATTTTGGTTGTACTTTCCTGAGTGTAGATATGTATTTGCCAACTGGGATTCGTTTAACCGATTTAACGATTCAGAAAGACGTTCTTTTGATGACCTGTTTCAGAAAAGAATGTTTAACTCAACGATAGTTAAAGAATCCAACGTTTATGACCGTAAGTTAGATGACGTTTACTCTGGAATCGACAGGCTACTTAAAGCTGAAGAGGTAAAGGAGAAGTTGTTTATTATGGAACATGACCTTTGGAGCTTTTAA
- a CDS encoding ABC-F family ATP-binding cassette domain-containing protein: protein MFRLENIRLNFAQRPIFDGIDLFIGENDKIGLVGKNGAGKTTLFKVIIGDQGVDEGHISKPKEYGIGYLPQELAFNSDLSVKEEVSKAFEVTQHLERKIESISKELGEREDYESEEYMDLAEELNRISTQLGIYDVDSQDQQIELVLLGLGFLKEEFKKPLSAFSGGWQMRVALAKILLQKPNLLLLDEPTNHLDIESIQWLEDYLKNYSGAVVLISHDRLFLDNVTNRTAELLNGSIFDYNAAYSRFVELRKDVIEKQIEAKKNQEKEIKQTEDLINKFRAKANKAAFAQSLIKKLDKMERIEVDEEDDSAMDFRFQPAPRAGKVVVKGQGLSKSYGSKQIFKGLDFEILRGQKVALIGKNGVGKTTMTKVIAGETSYEGDCELGYNVDVGYYTQNQSDELPPNLTALEVIENEATGEYRKKVRSLLGAFMFSGDDVFKKVKVLSGGEKARLALCKLMLHQYNFLILDEPTNHLDMRSKEVLKQAIMAYDGTLLVVSHDRDFLQGLANPVIEMHDSAITTFPGTISEFLQRKRAESIKQYEYIKNSPKEKVKKSTGVSEKDKWKLNKRLSALEKEIEKVEDQISKLEMEGVNLDHTDPEKIQAHSSMLETAQKKLEKKMTEWEEVTTKLEG, encoded by the coding sequence ATGTTTAGACTAGAGAATATCCGTTTGAATTTTGCCCAACGTCCCATCTTTGATGGGATAGATCTGTTTATAGGTGAAAATGATAAAATAGGCCTGGTTGGAAAGAATGGTGCTGGTAAGACAACTTTGTTCAAGGTGATTATCGGGGATCAAGGCGTTGATGAAGGTCATATTTCCAAGCCCAAGGAGTATGGAATTGGTTACCTGCCGCAAGAGTTGGCTTTCAATTCTGATCTTTCGGTTAAGGAGGAAGTCTCAAAGGCTTTTGAGGTTACTCAGCATCTGGAAAGAAAAATCGAATCGATTTCAAAGGAGTTGGGCGAGAGGGAGGACTACGAAAGTGAAGAGTACATGGACCTCGCTGAGGAACTGAATCGAATCTCTACTCAACTTGGAATATATGATGTCGACTCCCAAGATCAGCAGATAGAGCTCGTTCTTCTTGGACTGGGATTCCTCAAGGAAGAATTCAAAAAGCCTCTTTCAGCATTTAGTGGTGGATGGCAGATGAGAGTAGCTTTGGCCAAGATTCTTCTTCAAAAACCCAACTTGTTGCTTCTCGATGAGCCTACAAACCACTTGGATATTGAGTCCATTCAATGGTTGGAGGACTATCTAAAGAATTATTCAGGAGCTGTCGTTCTTATTTCACACGACCGTTTGTTCCTGGACAATGTGACCAATCGCACAGCTGAATTGTTGAACGGGTCTATTTTCGATTATAATGCCGCCTATTCAAGATTCGTAGAGCTTCGAAAAGACGTCATTGAAAAACAAATTGAAGCGAAGAAGAACCAGGAGAAAGAAATCAAACAGACCGAAGACCTGATTAATAAATTCAGGGCTAAGGCCAACAAGGCTGCATTTGCTCAGAGTTTGATTAAGAAGCTGGACAAGATGGAGCGAATTGAAGTAGATGAAGAGGATGACTCTGCTATGGATTTTCGTTTCCAGCCTGCACCTCGAGCAGGGAAAGTCGTTGTAAAAGGACAAGGTTTGTCAAAATCCTACGGGTCTAAACAGATTTTTAAGGGATTGGATTTTGAGATTTTGAGAGGCCAGAAAGTAGCACTCATTGGGAAGAATGGAGTAGGTAAAACCACGATGACTAAGGTGATAGCGGGAGAGACCAGCTACGAAGGCGATTGCGAATTGGGCTACAACGTAGATGTTGGATACTACACACAAAACCAAAGTGACGAACTTCCCCCAAATCTAACAGCTCTCGAAGTGATTGAGAACGAGGCCACGGGAGAATACCGAAAAAAAGTGCGGTCTCTATTGGGGGCGTTCATGTTCAGTGGCGATGATGTATTCAAGAAAGTGAAGGTTCTTTCAGGGGGTGAAAAGGCCAGATTGGCCCTTTGTAAGCTTATGCTGCATCAGTATAACTTCTTGATCCTTGATGAGCCCACAAATCACTTGGATATGAGGTCAAAAGAAGTTCTCAAGCAGGCCATTATGGCCTATGATGGGACATTGTTAGTTGTTTCGCACGATAGGGATTTTCTGCAAGGCTTGGCTAATCCGGTAATTGAAATGCACGACTCTGCGATAACTACCTTTCCGGGAACGATTTCTGAGTTTCTTCAAAGAAAACGAGCTGAGAGTATTAAGCAGTACGAATACATCAAAAACTCCCCGAAAGAAAAGGTCAAAAAATCGACGGGTGTATCGGAGAAAGATAAGTGGAAGCTGAACAAGAGGTTGTCGGCTCTTGAGAAGGAGATAGAAAAAGTAGAAGATCAGATATCTAAACTCGAAATGGAAGGAGTGAACTTGGATCACACCGATCCCGAAAAAATCCAGGCCCATAGTTCAATGCTCGAGACAGCTCAGAAAAAACTGGAAAAGAAAATGACGGAGTGGGAGGAAGTGACTACCAAACTAGAGGGTTGA